Proteins from one Ahaetulla prasina isolate Xishuangbanna chromosome 2, ASM2864084v1, whole genome shotgun sequence genomic window:
- the LOC131192742 gene encoding zinc finger protein 391-like: MAGEHRNPAGLDLQLDADVEDGMKVEVREEAEPEKEVAEKPLRTPSERAKESVEKVTAEAIKREPEADLEDCCLEVEEEKFIMGKQSPTSEPGNEQLLKAEGSVHSEAELSSLEETADLGPHRRRNRIIQPLLHISEGTRPLVNSACAKDKTEFIEVGEEGLEVTGASLDIERQCFRQFCYQDAEGPREVCGMLWKLCHRWLQPERRSKSQILELVILEQFLSILPEEMQNWVRAGHPETCFQAVSLAEDFLGRQQGTERRERQGLWPFKEATVDFHGSAGPPMESSEWSMFRESKEEDVPLLASVENPYTCWDCGESFSGIDVLVAHQSIHTGEKPFICSKCGQSFSQRSQLTAHEKSHVPKKAFPCPDCEQSFNKKSGLLAHQRTHTGEKPYHCVDCGQSFAHKFDVIRHQRIHTGEKPHECPVCGKSFRNTSAYHVHMRIHTEEKPYPCSVCGKSFRHRANVIVHERIHTGEKPYVCVECGKSFGDASSLRKHRRSHTGERPYHCGECGKSFSQNAGLVQHEKIHTGEKPYQCPECPKSFRDKSAFVAHQRTHTKETPYRCMVCGKCFGHRSNLHKHEKIHARRQMV, encoded by the exons ATGGCAGGAGAACACAGAAACCCAGCCGGCTTGGATCTCCAGCTGGATGCCGATGTGGAAGATGGGATGAAAGTTGAGGTCCGCGAAGAAGCCGAGCCCGAGAAGGAAGTGGCAGAAAAGCCTCTGAGGACCCCCTCGGAGAGAGCCAAAGAATCCGTGGAGAAAGTAACGGCGGAAGCCATTAAGCGAGAGCCAGAGGCTGATCTAGAAGACTGTTGCTTGGAAGTGGAAGAAGAGAAATTTATAATGGGCAAACAGTCCCCGACTTCCGAGCCGGGCAATGAGCAGCTGCTGAAGGCAGAAGGAAGCGTCCATTCGGAGGCCGAACTCTCTTCCCTGGAGGAAACCGCTGACCTTGGGCCGCATCGCCGGCGGAACAGGATCATCCAGCCCCTTTTGCACATTAGCGAAGGAACCCGGCCGTTGGTCAACAGCGCCTGCGCGAAAGACAAAACTGAGTTCATAGAGGTGGGGGAGGAGGGCCTGGAGGTGACCGGCGCCAGCCTGGACATTGAACGGCAATGTTTCAGGCAGTTCTGCTACCAGGACGCCGAGGGTCCCCGCGAAGTCTGCGGCATGCTCTGGAAGCTCTGCCATCGCTGGCTGCAACCGGAGCGGCGTTCCAAAAGCCAGATCCTGGAGCTGGTGATCTTGGAGCAGTTCCTGTCCATTTTGCCCGAAGAAATGCAGAATTGGGTCAGAGCCGGGCATCCGGAGACTTGCTTTCAAGCCGTTAGCTTGGCTGAGGATTTCCTGGGACGTCAGCAAGGGACGGAGCGGCGGGAACGGCAG GGTCTCTGGCCCTTCAAAGAGGCAACTGTGGATTTCCATGGGTCTGCGGGGCCACCGATGGAGTCGAGCGAATGGTCGATGTTCAGGGAGAGCAAAGAGGAGGATGTCCCTTTACTGG CTTCGGTGGAGAATCCGTACACCTGCTGGGACTGCGGAGAGAGCTTTTCGGGGATAGACGTGCTGGTGGCCCACCAGAGcatccacacgggagagaaacccttcATTTGCTCCAAATGCGGGCAGAGCTTCAGCCAGCGCTCGCAACTGACCGCCCACGAAAAAAGCCATGTGCCAAAGAAGGCTTTCCCTTGCCCGGACTGCGAACAGAGCTTTAACAAAAAAAGTGGGCTCTTGGCTCATCAGAGGACACATACGGGAGAGAAGCCGTATCATTGTGTAGACTGCGGACAGAGTTTCGCCCACAAGTTCGACGTGATCCGACACCAGCGtatccacacgggagagaaaccgcaTGAGTGCCCCGTCTGTGGGAAGAGCTTTCGAAACACCTCCGCTTACCACGTCCACATGAGGATCCACACGGAAGAGAAGCCCTACCCTTGCTCGGTTTGCGGGAAGAGCTTCCGGCACCGGGCCAACGTCATTGTCCACGAGAggatccacacgggagaaaaaccgTACGTTTGCGTGGAATGCGGAAAGAGCTTTGGCGACGCGTCTTCTCTTAGGAAGCACAGAAGATCCCACACCGGAGAGAGGCCGTACCACTGCGGGGAGTGCGGGAAAAGTTTTTCTCAGAACGCCGGGCTGGTTCAACACGAGAAAATCCATACGGGAGAAAAACCCTACCAGTGCCCCGAATGTCCTAAAAGTTTCCGGGACAAATCGGCTTTTGTTGCGCACCAGAGGACCCACACGAAGGAGACTCCCTACCGTTGCATGGTCTGCGGCAAATGCTTCGGCCATCGCTCCAACCTTCACAAGCATGAAAAAATCCACGCCCGGAGACAAATGGTCTGA
- the LOC131192797 gene encoding uncharacterized protein LOC131192797, with translation MPGRGGTRRPLWAHALAPSSLLVSRKPGRFLGCFGGIFWVAFRADLGHFSGSFWPENSPKNAQKTGHFGAVFRPFSWPFSGLLSRPFLGRLSGCVWPENSPKNAQKTGHFRAVFWSFFQAILGPFSGLLSRPFLEHLSGCFRAENSLKNAQKKGHFWAVFRPFSWPFSGLLSRPFLGHLSGCFWAENSLKNAQKTGHFGAVFRPFSGPFSGLLPRPFLGHLSGCVWAKNSPKMTKRQAIFGLFFGRFPGHFGAIFWVAIFRPFSSPQNAPKTGTLLLASWSLGFQFWRAHIHAYGHGFRFGHVMPKRFAITGLLMSVAEFVIGLPSGS, from the exons atgcctgGCAGAGGTGGCACCCGGAGGCCTCTCTGGGCACACGCACTGGCGCCCTcttctcttctggtttccagaaaaCCAGGccgttttctgggctgttttgggggcattttctGGGTTGCTTTCCGGGCCGATTTAGGCCATTTTTCGGGCTCtttttggcctgaaaacagcccaaaaaatgccCAAAAgacaggccattttggggctgtttttcggCCGTTTTCATGGCCATTTTCTGGGTTGCTTTCCAGGCCCTTTTTAGGCCGTTTGTCAGGTTGTgtttggcctgaaaacagcccgaaaaatgcCCAAAAGACAGGCCATTTTCGGGCTGTTTTTTGGTCGTTTTTCCAAgccattttggggccattttctggGTTGCTTTCCAGGCCCTTTTTAGAACATTTGTCAGGCTGTTTTCgggctgaaaacagcctgaaaaatgcccaaaagaaaggccatttttgggctgtttttcggCCGTTTTCATGGCCATTTTCTGGGTTGCTTTCCAGGCCCTTTTTAGGCCATTtgtcaggctgtttttgggctgaaaacagcctgaaaaatgcccaaaagacaggccattttggggctgtttttcggCCGTTTTCAGGGCCATTTTCTGGGTTGCTTCCCAGGCCCTTTTTAGGCCATTTGTCAGGCTGTGTTTGGgctaaaaacagcccaaaaatgacTAAAAGACAGGCCATTTTCGGgctgttttttggccgttttccaggccattttggggccattttctggGTTG ccattttcaggcctttttccaGCCCtcaaaatgcccccaaaacaggcacgcttctgctggccagctggtctttgggtttccagttctGGCGCGCCCACATTCACGCATATGGACATGGGTTCCGGTTTGGCCACgtgatgccaaaaaggttcgccatcactggtctactgATGTCTGTGGCTGAATTTGTAATAGGACTCCCCAGTGGCAGCTAA